The nucleotide sequence ATAAAGGGTATCAATGGAGGGGTTCTGGATTAAATCAAAGATGCTTTTCGCCAGAATATCATTTGAAGGATATTGGTCTGAGTGAAGAAAAAATTGAGCAAAATCCACATGGTATTCCAGGAATTTTTCTACCTCATCGGCGGAACTACTTTTGAACAATTCTTGCTCCAAACGCTCTACTTCTAACATAACATCCAAAGGCTCTACTGAATCTCTGCAAGACTCAGTGTTGCAAGAAGATAAGAAAACAACGCAAATGATTAGGAGGACTACTCGCATACTATCTATTTTTGGCACAAATTTAGAAGTAACAACGATACATGAAGAAGTTTCTTTTCTCTCTCCTTATACTTTTATCAATTGGTTCAATGGCTCAAGTAAAATTGGGATTGAAATTAGCTCCCGTTATATCTTCCAACAGAGCCAAGAATGATGCTCAAACCGTTGAAAATGACGGCTCGAAACTGAAGTTTTCCGTTGGGCTTATAGCTGATAAAACCCTATCTGACACCTACTTCCTTAGTTCCGGGTTAATGTACCTACCAAAGCAGGTAGCTTTTCGAAATGCTGATGGAACGGTAGAGGAAGAATATACAATTCAATATTTACAGCTGCCCGTTACGCTAAAGCTTTTCACCAATGAGCTTGCTCCGGATTTTAAAGCTTATCTGCAAGTCGGCTCTGGGTTAGAAATTAAAGTATTTGATGAGCCAGGAGATCCATCTTTCGTTACTGTTGAAAAATTTACCCCTATTGATATTCCTGTAATACTGGGTGCGGGGATTGAATACAGAGCAGGGATAAATACAACCCTGTTTGGTGGCTTCTCTTATCAACGTGGACTCGTGAATGTAGTCAATGAAGCAGCTACTGGATTTGGAGACCTGCAGCTGCGCAGTACCATTTTTTCTATTGATCTTGGGGTGAAGTTTTAGTAGTTAGCTAAAGCCTCAATTTTTTCTTTTAGTCTAGAATTGGCTAAAAAGTTTCTCTCTAAATCAGCAGCAAATGGAACGGGAGTATCCAAGCTGGCTTCTCGCATAACAGGAGCATCCAGAGACTCAAACCAATGTTCTGAAATCCAAGCTGATATTTCTGCTCCAATACCCCCAGTGAGACAATCTTCATGAAGAACGAGAACTCTACCAGTTTTTTGAACAGATGCTCTTACAGCTTCTTTATCCCACGGAAGTAAAGTTCTCAAGTCAACGATTTCTATGGACGCTTCCAATTCATCAGCAATTTGATTCGCCCAATGAACCCCCATTCCATAAGTGATTATGGATAAATCTGATCCTTCTTTGTTTACAACAGCTTTTCCTACTTCAGTAGTATAATAAGCATCTGGGACATTGCCTGATAAGGATCTGTAAAGAGCTTTGTGCTCAAAATATAAGTAAGGGTTAGGATCTTCTATGGCAGCTGCTAATAATCCTTTAGCATCATGTGGATTTGATGGGTAGACAATTTTTAACCCCGGTGTATGGAAAAACCAAGCTTCATTTGATTGTGAGTGAAACGGCCCTGCCCCTACTCCTGCTCCTGTTGGCATACGCACAACTACATCTGCATTTTGGCCCCAGCGATAGTGAATCTTTGCCAAGTTGTTTACAATCTGATTGAAGCCTTCGGTAACGAAATCTGCAAATTGCATTTCTACCACTGCTTTCATACCCGCGATACTTAAACCTAGCCCTGTACCAACAATAGCAGCTTCGCAAAGAGGTGTGTTTCGAATTCTCTCTTTACCAAATTGCTCCATGAAGCCTTCAGTAATTTTGAAAACACCACCATAATCCGCAATGTCCTGACCCATTACAATAAGTTCATCATGCTTTTCGAGCGACTGTTTTAACCCATCTGAAATGGCATCTACGAGACGCTTCTCGGTTTCCTTTCCTTTTGGATCTATAACCTTCTGCTCATATGGAAAATAGACATTATCGATTTCATTATCTGTATCTGCCGTTATAGAATCTTCGGCGAAGGCTTCTTTGACAGCATCACTTATTTCTTTTTGGATGGACTTTCTGATCTCAGCTATTTGATCATTGGTGCAAACTTTCTCCTTAATTAAGAAGCTTTCGAATGACTTTACTGGATCTTTTTTTGCCCATTGCTCCATGAGTTCTTTAGGCACATACTTTGTTCCTGAAGCTTCTTCATGGCCTCTCATCCTGAATGTTTTTGCTTCAAAAATGATCGGCCGGGGATTTTTTCTAATATCTTCTATGAGTGGCTCTAATTCATTCAAAACTTCCAGAATAGAGTTGCCTTCCACGCTATATGCTTCCATACCATAGGCAGGGCCCTTCACAGTAAAGGAATCAAAGTTGAATTGTTCTCTGCTGGGTGTAGAAAGACCATACCCATTATTTTCAATGACGAATATTACAGGGAGTTTCCAAACAGAAGCCACATTTACTGCTTCATGAAAATCTCCTTGACTGGTACCGCCATCTCCAGTAAAAACAAGACTTACTTTTTCTTCTTTCTTGAGAAGATGAGACAAGGCAATTCCATCTGCGATTCCCATTTGTGGGCCTAGATGGGAGATCATTCCTACAATGTTGTATTCTTGAGTTCCAAAGTGGAAACTACGATCTCGCCCATTGGTAAACCCGTTGATCTTTCCTTGAAATTGTGAGAACAGTCTTTGAAAGGGAACTCCTCTGGACGTGAATACTCCCAGGTTTCTGTGCATGGGAAGGATGTATTCTTCTTTTTCCAGAGCTAGAGCTGCACCAACCGAAATTGCTTCTTGGCCTATTCCGGAGAACCATTTACTGATTTTACCTTGACGAAGGAGAATTAACATTTTCTCCTCAATCAGTCTAGGAGTTACTAAAGCTTCATGGATTGCTAGAAGCTCTTCGTTGGTACGGCCTTTTCTATCAAATTTCATTTTGGATGAATTGAAATGCGAAATAAGTACATCATGCCCAAACCTTCAGCCCTTCCGTGCAGTTTTTGCAGATTTCTATTTCAGAGCGGGAGGTAAGTAACGCTTTTCTAAAGTTTTGATATGATTGAGAATGCCAGATATTGAGAAAATTTTTATCTGAAATACTTCCCATGCTATGACTTGCATCTTTGTCGAAACAGCAAGGGATAACCTGTCCATCCCATGTGATTACGCATGATTGCCACATCTTCCAACATTTATTTTCTAGTTCGTTTTTAATGGAATATGTACCATCCTCATTTTCCCTATATCGAGAATACTTCTCAATACTGGGAATCAAATCACTGCCATTTTGGTAGTCATAAATCTGAGCTGTCTTGAAAGCAACTTTATCTACGTCGTATTCTTTCGCTAGTTTCTTGATTTTAGGAATTTCATGTTCATTAGGCTTAACCACTAAAAATTGCCATACTACCTTGGGGCTTTTTGCCTTTAGCTCTTTTCTCCATTTTAAAATATTTTTTGTGCCTTCTAGTACTTTGGTTAGATCACCTTCTTTTCTATAAGATTCATAGGTTTCCTGAGAAGCACCATCAATAGAAATAATCAACCTATTGAGTCCTGATTCAACAGTCTTTTTCGCGTTCTCATCATTTAGAAAATGCGCGTTTGTGGAGGTGGTTGTATAGATCTTGTGATCATTGGCAATTTTGACCATGTCAAGGAATTGAGGATTGAGATAAGGTTCTCCCTGAAAATAAAAAGTCAAATAAATCAAATGATCACTTACTTCATTTATGATTTTCTCAAAAAGCTGCGTATCAAGTTTTCCTGTTGGTCGTGTGAACGATCGCAAGCCACTAGGGCACTCAGGACATCTTAGGTTGCAAGCGGTAGTTGGTTCAATAGCCATGCTTATGGGAAGACCGGTGATTGCAGCTTTTCCTGATCGTTGGGATTGTTGATAGCTCCTCCAAATCTTCCAGGCATTAGATATCCTTTTTGGGGTTAGCTTTGAAGCCAGTGAGATGCTATCGTGGAGATTGACCAACATTAAACAAAGTAAACACTTGAATCATGAGATTCTTATTGATAGGCCTGCTATTTTTTCTTTGCTTCACAGCAAAATCTCAAATCCAACTTTCTGAGGAGGCTGAAATAGCTGTTGTTACCTTAGGTCCATACCAAGGGGAGCCATGGTCTGCTTTTGGTCATAATGGATTCCGAGTGGTAGACCCTACGTTAGGCATAGATTGGTTTTATGACTATGGTTTATATGACTTTGAGCAAGAAAATTTCTTTTTGAACTTTGCGAAAGGTCTCTTAAAGTACAGAGTTGGAGTTAGGGAATGGGAGCGTTCATTCCGTCTACATAAATACTTGAAACGATATATAAAGCTTCAATATCTGAATTTAAACCTCGAAGAGAAGCAGAAACTGTTTGATTTTTTGCAGAATAATGCGAAACCTGAGAATGCTGAGTATCTCTATCATTATGTCTATGATAATTGTGCTACGAAAATCAGGGATGTGGTAGAGGAAAATTTTCCAAGACGTATTGAATTTGATCTTAGCTATAAAGTAGAAGAGAAGACTTTTCGTCAATTGATGGACGATTATCTTGGTCAACAGGCTTGGGGCGATTTTGGAATAGATCTAGGTCTTGGCCTACAAGTAGATCAGGAGGCATCAGCAGAGGAATATATGTTTTTACCTCCCTATGTATATCGAGCTTTTGATGGCGGAACAATGAAGAGAAATGGAGAAATCTTACCTCTTGTGAGAGAATCTGTTGACGCATATATACCAAAAGAGCCAAGCTCTTTGTCAGTGTGGATGACGCCATTCAATTTTTTTGTTATTCTTTTCTTTATAGCAGGCTTAATTACACATAGAAACTTAAAATCAGGTAGGCGCACTAAATGGATAGATGCTTTGCTTTTTGGCTTTGCTGGATTTGTAGGGTTATGGGTAGTTTATCTATGGTTTGGAACAGAGCATATGTCTAAAAATAACCTAAATATTCTGTGGGCAATACCCTTTCATCTACCATTAATCTTCTTTATTGGAAGGGAAAGATTTAGAAACTTTTTTCGAACCTACTTCAAGGTACTTGCTTATTGGTATTGCGGTCTGTTATTAGTCTGGGCGATTTTACCTCAACCACTGCATCAGGCTTTGGTACCTTTTGTACTTACACTGGTATTGAGGAGCTTTTACATTAGCTATGATTTAAAAAAGTAATAACTATTTTTATAGTTATTCGTTTTATTGGCAAAGTTTGAGTCAATGAGGATAATTATTCTTTCCCTAATTTTTATAGCTTTTACTATTCCTACATTCTCACAATCCTCTATACAAGGGAAGGTTGTAGATGCCGAGACAAATGAGCCAATCCCGTTTGCGAATGTGTTTTTTTCCGGGACGCTAGTCGGAACGACTACAGATGTTGATGGTAACTTTTCTTTGGACTTCTTTTCAGAAGGCAAGTATGATTTAATAATCAAGTTCGTTGGTTATCAAGAATACTTTAGGCAGGTTGATTCTTCTGAAGAAATTCCATTTCTTGATGTGACTTTAAACCAAGAAGTGATTGAGCTTAAAGAGGTTTATGTAAATGCAGATACTTCTGGATGGGAAAACAACTATCCATCTTTCAAAGATCTGTTTCTAGGAAGAACGGAAAATGCTTCTAAAGTAGAAATAGCTAATCCCAGAGATATTTTTTTGTATTATGATGCTGTTGACAATGGATTGTTCGCGCATTCCAGAAAGGAGATAGTCATTGAAAATAAAGCGTTAGGCTATAGAATGAACTACATCATGAAAGACTTTCAGATGCACTATCGAACAGGTGAGTTTGGCTCTTTTGGAGTTCCAAGATTTGAAGAATTGGAATCGAGAGGAAAGGCGCGAATGAAGAGATGGAAAAAAGAAAGGAAACGAGCATACCTTGGATCGTTTAATCATTTTTTGAATTCATTGATTTCCAATACGTTTTCTGAAGAAGGTTTTATTGTACAGGAGCTACATATGATCCCGAATAAAAAGAGACCTTCTCAAGAGCTAATTGATCAAAAATTATCTCTCTTCAGAGGTGAACTAAGATCAACTGGATCTGTGAGTCTAAGCATTGGGGGAAATACTTCCAATATGGATAGTATTCGTCTTTGGAGTCGGTTAAATAGGCTTCCTGCTTTAATTGATAGTCTTGGTGTTAAATACACTAAAAACGATGATTTAGTAGAGCTTGGAAAAGTTATCAATTACAAGGGATACTTACGTATTATCTATACAAAAGAACCTGAGGAGAATAATTATTCCTTGACTAGGCCTGGGGGTGGGGTGGATAATAAACAGACTTCAACAGTTCTTTTTAGGGAACCGTTGAAAGTCTATAAGAATGGCTATTACGATGTTGGTAAAGTGATTTTCTTGGGCTATTTTGGATGGTCTTCCAAAATTGCAGAAATGTTGCCTTTAGGATATCAGCCAGAGTCAGAGTGATTTAACCGACTTCAATTAACATTTCTAAGCAAGATGGTTTAAGTTAGTCTGTATGAATTTGAATTATTCATTCTTAAAACCTTTAGTCCTACTTGGCTTTCTCATTCTTTTTCCAAGTGTGTTAATGTGTCAAAATTTTGGACTTGGTGCAACAAGATTAGACCTTATTGGAGAAGAAGACAATTCCACAATTTTAGAAATTGGCTTTACTCACTATGGAAATTCAGTTAATGCTGCTTCTGTAGAAGTATCATTTTCGATTGTAAATAGCGAAGATTCTATCTTTTTGGGTAAAGCGAGCTATCAAGTTCCAGATATGGAAAATTATCGTTCAGAAAGACAAAGTTTTGTTGTTTCATTGAATGGTAAAATTAGCAATGGAACCAATTACATTATAGCATTAATCGATCCTGAAAACAAACTAATTGAATCAAACGAGAATGATAATGATTTCACTTATTCTTTCGTCTATTCTGAGACCGATTTTCCTAAATCCTATGATACAGTTTACTACGATCAGAAATTCTATAAAGAAGATAATTCTGTTTCAGAATTAATAATGACAAAAAATATTGGTGATTTCGATGGAGATGGCGTTGACGATTTAGCTCTTTTGTATACTGATTCTGTCGAAGTTTACACTAATGCTTTTTGTAAGAAGCTTGTCTTCCAAATTGACAGGGCTGATAATTTTTTTAATACAATCCAATCCGGATTATTCAATAATGATAATTATTCGGATATTATTATTTCTGTAAATAACAATAAGGTAGCAGGATCAGATTATCTTTATTTGATTCATGGTGGTAAAGATAAAGCAAGTGAAAAGGGAGCGGATAGCATCATTTTTTTTAATCATCACATCGGATTCCAAGTTGTTGGGGATGTTAATGGTGACGGAAAAGATGACCTTGGCATAGCTTTAAAGGATGACGTTTTAAGGAGTTCGGCAGATTTGCAGATTCTTTATGGGGGTTCGTTTTCTAGTTCACTAACTGTATCATCCTCTTCTCGCTTATTGCTGGCTCCTAGATTCCATAAGATTGGAGATTTAAATGGAGATGGTATTGATGATTTTGCCTTTACTGAAATCAGTAGCGATTACGTAGATATTCATTACGGTTCGATAAACAAAGAGTCTTTTACTCCTGACAAAACAATTGAAGGAAGTTTTAATTCTAGACTTGGTTATAATATAATTTCCGGCCAGTTCTCTAATGATAAGGTTGATGATTTAATCATCATACCAGCCAATTTTGAATCATCATATTCTGCTCTTCTGGTTAGAGGTGGTTCCATTCCTGAAGTTGTAGATTCAATAAAACTTCCAAGTTATCCTTTTGGAGATTTTACAGGACCCAATAAATTAGGCCTTAGTACTTACGCATTTTCAATTACTGATACTGATTCCAATGGTTATGATGAATTTATGATATCATCGCTTAAAGGACAGGGAGTTTATGAATCAAATGCTCTTCAAGTTGATGGTTCAAGTTTTGAGCAAGATAAGATTAACGCTAAAATCCTCAAGGGTCCTTTCAAGTGGTTAGGTTTTTTGAGTCCAAATACTGGCATCACTAGAACATTAAGCAATGCAGTAGGAGATTTTGATGGAAATGGATCAATAGAAGTCTTATTTCATGTGTCACGCCCTTTTCTTGACCCGATTAATATATTTATTTATTCTCTGGGGCAAGGGATTTTTAACCAAAGTCTTTGTAGCAAACTCCCACTTAATATTATTGAAAGTAATATGGAGAAAGAGATACCCAAGCTTTTCCCTAATCCTGCATCGGATTATGTCAATATTAATAATTTTTCTAATGGTAAATGGTCCATCTTAGATCATACAGGGAGGATAATTCTTCAAGGTGATACTTCAACAATATTCATTGGTAATCTTAGTCCAGGTATTTATATAATGCGTCAAGATAGTCACTTCATTCGTTTCTTGAAAAAATGATTTAACCGACCTGAACCCCTTTCCAGAAAGCTACATACCCTTTAATATTTTTGGCTAGTTCGCTTGTTTCCGGGTAGTACCATGCAGCATCTGCGTTTTCTTCACCGTTCACTGCTAATGTGTAGTAGCTGGCAGTTCCTTTCCATGGGCAAACACTATGTGTCTCCGTTTCTTTGAAAAAATCTTGCTTGATTGATGAAGGAGGGAAATAATGATTTCCTTCTACTACTACTGTTTCATCACTTTCAGCGATTACTTCGCCATTCCATGTTGCTTTCATATTTTTTTATTTCAATAATCGCTTTTTAATACAAAACGTTCAGGCTAAATCTCTAATGAAAATATCGAATGTCGTGCCGATACCTTTTTCGGACGTTACTTTAATGGATCCTTTCATTTTGTCCAATGCATCTTTTACTAAGTAAAGACCTAGTCCAGTTCCTGTAGATGATTGGTTTGCTCTGTAAAACATATCGAAAATCTTGGAAAGGTGCTTTTTATCAATTCCAGGTCCATTGTCTTCTATTTTCAATTTTACTCCACCCTCTATCTGACAAAGTGAGATGTCAATGCTAGGGTGTTTTTTTGAATAATCATGGTACTTGATTGCGTTTGAAATAATGTTAATGAGTACTGTGTGGAGTCTTATAGGGTCATTATGAATTTTGGATGATCCTATTTCTGAAATTGAAAGAATGGGGGCCTTGGAATTGGGAGCAAGTAGTAAATCAAATTGCTGTTGAATTTCCTTTTTTAAGTCAATTTCCCTGATCTCTACATCAGTTTTCTGTCCCCTTCTTAGTGTTATTATATCCCTGATAACATTATCTGCTTGAGCTATCCTAGCTTCTGCTGCATCTAAAAATTCCTTGATGGTGGATTCATCTTTGGTAGTTTTTATGGCTGAAATAATTCCAGATATGGTGGTCAATGGAGCTCTTAAGTCATGGGATGAATGGTATAGAAAGGTATCTAGTTCTTTATTAGCTTTTTTTAATCCATACCTTTCAAACTCAAGCATGCTTATAATCATGCCCATACCCATCATTGAATGAAAAAAGAGATCGTAGATACCCAGATAATATGGAAAATTAACTGGTGAGTTAATATTTGTGAAGAACTCTACAGATGAAATGAAATAGTTGAGTTGCTCTAATCCATATAAAAGGAAAGCTATGGCAATGAATTTAACACCGATACCGATTTTCCATAGACGAACAATAAGTATTGAGGATGCTATAAAAGCAATTGCAGAAAATAGGGCTTTGATTCCTACTCTAAAAAAAATGCGTTGATTGACAGCTTCCGGTATCTTTAAATAGGAGAATACGAGTATAAATGCAATTGGCACGGATAGTATACTCAATATTATTATAATGCGCTGATTTAGCCGCTTCCTTAGACTTAACTCATATGAGCCAGCATAAAGCCAAACTACCTGGGTAATTCCTGCAGCAATTGTGATAATTGAAACAGCGAGTCTAAAGGGGTGTTCGGCGGGATAAACGAATACATTTCTTAACGCTAGGCCTGAACCTAGCATATTTACAATCATTGCCAACCAGCTCCATGACCAATATTCGAAGTACTTGTTTTGGTACTCTTTATAAAATCTCCTTAATATTAATATGATAATAAGGGCCAAAAGAGCCTGAACGACATAGAGAGAAATGACAATGAATGTAGATTCTCTTTGCATAATAATTAGCCTGGTCAAAGAGGATGTAAAATAAGCAGTGTCAAATATTTTTTAGCATCGTTTCGTTAAATGCAGTCTTTTTGACTTCTAAGAATTTTTAGTGGGCTCAATCGGATTCTATATCAGAAAGAGTCGAAAGTTCCTTGAGCCACTTCCTCTAATACTTTTATGTTAGACAGCTCAGACTTACCTCTGTTTCCGGACAAAAGAATGTTTCCATATTTGTTATAGTCTGCCCACGGTGTAATGAAGCTGGGTTCAAGTGATGTAGAATCTGGGTAGAAAGCCCACTGAGTCACCAATTTGGAATCTGTATCAATCCATACCTCGTAAACGTTTTGAGGTGTTACACCAACTTCTTCAAAAGCCAGGCTTATAACATCTGATTGATCCCCAGTGAGAGTAGTGTCTTCTCTGAGATATTTTAAAGTCACACCAGAATCTTTTAGTTTAAATGGCATGACTAACCAATAAGAATCGTTTACCCACAATCCATAGCCTCTATTTAGATAGAAGTCTAAGGAATCAGAGACCTCTTGTCCTCCTTTCATTGCCTTTCCTTCCTTGGTATTAATATTCATTAGAATAGTCAGATCACTTTCAGGTTCTTCTATTCTAACATTACCAGTCAACTTGTCCCAAGTATGATTTCTCCGTCCAAAGAAACTCCAAGAAATGTATCTGGTGTCGTCCCAAGCTTTTCGACCACCCATCGCCAACATTGATTTGTCAGCTAAAAGTGTTGCTAAGAGATCTGACCCTTCTTGATTGAAACCATCTGCTGGTGGATTGCTATACTCAATAAATTCACTTTCAATTGCCAGTGTATCTGCACTGTCTGATGAAGAGGAGCTGGAAGAGCAAGATGATGCAATGATCAAAACAGTAACTAGTAGCGTGAGATTTTTCATAGCTTTTTTAAATAGAGGCTAAAGATAGAAAATAAAAAAGGAGACCAAAATGATCCCCTTTTTATAGTTTAGGTTGGTTATGTACTTTTTAAATCTTAATCCTTACCTTCTTTGAACTGCTCAAATCTATCTCCTTCTTCCGATCTAGGATACACATTGTTGTCCTCATATGCATCTGCAGTCATCTTATCAGGATCAATGACAATTTTAGCTACTTCTTTGCTTTTCATGAAGACTTTCGTCACTTCTTTTTCATTGATCTTCCAGATTTCTGCTGGAATTTTCTCTAATTCAACTGTACCATCAGCATAAGTCCATTGAATGATGACTGGAGTGACAAGCCCACCTTTGTTTTTAAGGGTTAGCTCATAGAAGTTTTTACCTTCAGCAGACTTTTTAACTTTTTCTTGATTCATAGATTGACGATACTCACCAGAACCACCTGTCCATTCCTGGAAAACAAATGGCTCAGGAGCGCTACCAAAATCTTTCTTGCCATCGTCTTTTCCGTCGATACCTTGGCCAGCCCCTTGGATGCTTCTGGTTTCGAGACCATTTTGCTCGGTTTGCATCTGGAACCATCGAACATTTGATAGATCTACATCTACATAGTCCGTACCGTAGAACCATCCTCTCCAGAACCAATCTAGATCTACAGCAGATGCGTCCTCTAATGTTCTAAAAAGATCAGCAGGAGTTGGGTGCTTAAATGCCCATCTTTCTGAATATGTCTTGAAAGCTTTATCAAAAAGCTCTGGTCCCATTACAGTGGTTCTTAAAAGGTTTAGTGCTGTGGCAGGTTTAGCGTACGCATTGTTTCCAAATTGTCTGATTTGCTCCGAGTTTGTCATAATTGGTCTTACCAGTCCTCTTTCTCCACTCATGTAAGGAACAATGTTTGCAGCAGGTCCTCTTCTAGATGGATATTCATAATCCAGATAGTTGTCATCAAACTCTTGCTCAGTTAGATACTGAACAAACGTATTTAACCCTTCATCCA is from Marinobacter alexandrii and encodes:
- a CDS encoding porin family protein → MKKFLFSLLILLSIGSMAQVKLGLKLAPVISSNRAKNDAQTVENDGSKLKFSVGLIADKTLSDTYFLSSGLMYLPKQVAFRNADGTVEEEYTIQYLQLPVTLKLFTNELAPDFKAYLQVGSGLEIKVFDEPGDPSFVTVEKFTPIDIPVILGAGIEYRAGINTTLFGGFSYQRGLVNVVNEAATGFGDLQLRSTIFSIDLGVKF
- a CDS encoding dehydrogenase E1 component subunit alpha/beta, which encodes MKFDRKGRTNEELLAIHEALVTPRLIEEKMLILLRQGKISKWFSGIGQEAISVGAALALEKEEYILPMHRNLGVFTSRGVPFQRLFSQFQGKINGFTNGRDRSFHFGTQEYNIVGMISHLGPQMGIADGIALSHLLKKEEKVSLVFTGDGGTSQGDFHEAVNVASVWKLPVIFVIENNGYGLSTPSREQFNFDSFTVKGPAYGMEAYSVEGNSILEVLNELEPLIEDIRKNPRPIIFEAKTFRMRGHEEASGTKYVPKELMEQWAKKDPVKSFESFLIKEKVCTNDQIAEIRKSIQKEISDAVKEAFAEDSITADTDNEIDNVYFPYEQKVIDPKGKETEKRLVDAISDGLKQSLEKHDELIVMGQDIADYGGVFKITEGFMEQFGKERIRNTPLCEAAIVGTGLGLSIAGMKAVVEMQFADFVTEGFNQIVNNLAKIHYRWGQNADVVVRMPTGAGVGAGPFHSQSNEAWFFHTPGLKIVYPSNPHDAKGLLAAAIEDPNPYLYFEHKALYRSLSGNVPDAYYTTEVGKAVVNKEGSDLSIITYGMGVHWANQIADELEASIEIVDLRTLLPWDKEAVRASVQKTGRVLVLHEDCLTGGIGAEISAWISEHWFESLDAPVMREASLDTPVPFAADLERNFLANSRLKEKIEALANY
- a CDS encoding radical SAM/SPASM domain-containing protein; amino-acid sequence: MLVNLHDSISLASKLTPKRISNAWKIWRSYQQSQRSGKAAITGLPISMAIEPTTACNLRCPECPSGLRSFTRPTGKLDTQLFEKIINEVSDHLIYLTFYFQGEPYLNPQFLDMVKIANDHKIYTTTSTNAHFLNDENAKKTVESGLNRLIISIDGASQETYESYRKEGDLTKVLEGTKNILKWRKELKAKSPKVVWQFLVVKPNEHEIPKIKKLAKEYDVDKVAFKTAQIYDYQNGSDLIPSIEKYSRYRENEDGTYSIKNELENKCWKMWQSCVITWDGQVIPCCFDKDASHSMGSISDKNFLNIWHSQSYQNFRKALLTSRSEIEICKNCTEGLKVWA
- a CDS encoding DUF4105 domain-containing protein; its protein translation is MRFLLIGLLFFLCFTAKSQIQLSEEAEIAVVTLGPYQGEPWSAFGHNGFRVVDPTLGIDWFYDYGLYDFEQENFFLNFAKGLLKYRVGVREWERSFRLHKYLKRYIKLQYLNLNLEEKQKLFDFLQNNAKPENAEYLYHYVYDNCATKIRDVVEENFPRRIEFDLSYKVEEKTFRQLMDDYLGQQAWGDFGIDLGLGLQVDQEASAEEYMFLPPYVYRAFDGGTMKRNGEILPLVRESVDAYIPKEPSSLSVWMTPFNFFVILFFIAGLITHRNLKSGRRTKWIDALLFGFAGFVGLWVVYLWFGTEHMSKNNLNILWAIPFHLPLIFFIGRERFRNFFRTYFKVLAYWYCGLLLVWAILPQPLHQALVPFVLTLVLRSFYISYDLKK
- a CDS encoding carboxypeptidase-like regulatory domain-containing protein, coding for MRIIILSLIFIAFTIPTFSQSSIQGKVVDAETNEPIPFANVFFSGTLVGTTTDVDGNFSLDFFSEGKYDLIIKFVGYQEYFRQVDSSEEIPFLDVTLNQEVIELKEVYVNADTSGWENNYPSFKDLFLGRTENASKVEIANPRDIFLYYDAVDNGLFAHSRKEIVIENKALGYRMNYIMKDFQMHYRTGEFGSFGVPRFEELESRGKARMKRWKKERKRAYLGSFNHFLNSLISNTFSEEGFIVQELHMIPNKKRPSQELIDQKLSLFRGELRSTGSVSLSIGGNTSNMDSIRLWSRLNRLPALIDSLGVKYTKNDDLVELGKVINYKGYLRIIYTKEPEENNYSLTRPGGGVDNKQTSTVLFREPLKVYKNGYYDVGKVIFLGYFGWSSKIAEMLPLGYQPESE
- a CDS encoding T9SS type A sorting domain-containing protein — its product is MNLNYSFLKPLVLLGFLILFPSVLMCQNFGLGATRLDLIGEEDNSTILEIGFTHYGNSVNAASVEVSFSIVNSEDSIFLGKASYQVPDMENYRSERQSFVVSLNGKISNGTNYIIALIDPENKLIESNENDNDFTYSFVYSETDFPKSYDTVYYDQKFYKEDNSVSELIMTKNIGDFDGDGVDDLALLYTDSVEVYTNAFCKKLVFQIDRADNFFNTIQSGLFNNDNYSDIIISVNNNKVAGSDYLYLIHGGKDKASEKGADSIIFFNHHIGFQVVGDVNGDGKDDLGIALKDDVLRSSADLQILYGGSFSSSLTVSSSSRLLLAPRFHKIGDLNGDGIDDFAFTEISSDYVDIHYGSINKESFTPDKTIEGSFNSRLGYNIISGQFSNDKVDDLIIIPANFESSYSALLVRGGSIPEVVDSIKLPSYPFGDFTGPNKLGLSTYAFSITDTDSNGYDEFMISSLKGQGVYESNALQVDGSSFEQDKINAKILKGPFKWLGFLSPNTGITRTLSNAVGDFDGNGSIEVLFHVSRPFLDPINIFIYSLGQGIFNQSLCSKLPLNIIESNMEKEIPKLFPNPASDYVNINNFSNGKWSILDHTGRIILQGDTSTIFIGNLSPGIYIMRQDSHFIRFLKK
- a CDS encoding DUF427 domain-containing protein produces the protein MKATWNGEVIAESDETVVVEGNHYFPPSSIKQDFFKETETHSVCPWKGTASYYTLAVNGEENADAAWYYPETSELAKNIKGYVAFWKGVQVG
- a CDS encoding HAMP domain-containing sensor histidine kinase, which translates into the protein MQRESTFIVISLYVVQALLALIIILILRRFYKEYQNKYFEYWSWSWLAMIVNMLGSGLALRNVFVYPAEHPFRLAVSIITIAAGITQVVWLYAGSYELSLRKRLNQRIIIILSILSVPIAFILVFSYLKIPEAVNQRIFFRVGIKALFSAIAFIASSILIVRLWKIGIGVKFIAIAFLLYGLEQLNYFISSVEFFTNINSPVNFPYYLGIYDLFFHSMMGMGMIISMLEFERYGLKKANKELDTFLYHSSHDLRAPLTTISGIISAIKTTKDESTIKEFLDAAEARIAQADNVIRDIITLRRGQKTDVEIREIDLKKEIQQQFDLLLAPNSKAPILSISEIGSSKIHNDPIRLHTVLINIISNAIKYHDYSKKHPSIDISLCQIEGGVKLKIEDNGPGIDKKHLSKIFDMFYRANQSSTGTGLGLYLVKDALDKMKGSIKVTSEKGIGTTFDIFIRDLA